The DNA window GACCGCGACGGTCCAGCGGACCCGGCCGGTGCGCAGGTCGGCGGCGCGCAGCAGGCCGCCGCCGTAGTAGTAGACGGAGTCGCCGACCAGCGCCGGGCCGGACTGCGGGGTCTCGTAGTCCTGCTGGGCCCCGGCGGCCCGCCACAGCTCGGTGCCGTCCGCCGCCGAGCGCACCTGCACCCCGCCGCCCCGGACGCCGACGCAGACCGCGCCGGCGGCTCCGTCCAGGGAGTAGATCCAGCCGTCGAGGGTGCGGCGCCACCGCTCGGTGCCGTCGGCCGCGTCCAGGGTGTAGAGGTGCGGGCCGTCGGCGGCGTGCACCCGGCCGTCGCAGACCGCCGTCGCCCAGGCCACGTCGCGGGTCTTGAAGCGGCGCTGACCGGTGGCGATGTCCAGGGCGTGCACCTCGAAGCTGGAGACGAAGAGGGTGCCGTCGGCGACCACCGGGGTGCCCCACACGTCGTTGGACATCCGGAACCGCCACGGCCGCCACGGTCCGGCGGCCGGGGGGCGGGGGTGGCGGGCCGCGCCGGTTGCGGGGCGGGCGCCGGGGGCGTGGGGGCGGGCACGGGGCGCGCGGGGGCGCGGCGGGCGCCGGGGCCGCCGGGGCGCGTACCCAGTCGGTGGCGGGCGAGGTGGCGAGGGCCGGCAGTGCGCCGACCTCGGCCCGGGGGCCGGGCCCTATCCGCACCGAGGCTCCGGCCAGGCGCACCCCGCCGCCGTCGTCCTCGCGGGCGGGGCCGCCCCGGTGCCTCGGGCCGGGGGTCAGCTCGGGGGCCGACCGCTCACGTGCCGACCGTTCAGGGGCCGACCGTTCAAGGGCCGACCGCTCCGGGGCCAGCCGCTCGGTGACCGGGGTCTCGTCGCTCCGGGGCGGGCGGGGGCCGACGCCGCGCGGGTCGACCGCCCGGGGGCGGGCGGCTGGGGCGCGGGGGAGCCGGGACGGGCCAGGGAGATCGGGGCGGTCTGCGGGAGCCCCTGGGCCACCGGCAGCCGGGCGGGCGGCCGGGGCGAGGGCGGCTGAGGGGCGGGCGGCTGGGGGAAAGGCGACCGGGGGAGGGCGGCGGCGGGGGCGCGGCCACGGCCGTACGCCGCCCGCGCTTGCGCTCGATCAGGTCGAGGGCGGGCGGCGGCAGCCACTCCTCCGCGTCGCCGTCGCCGCCGGAGTCGCCCCGGGCGAAGAGGTGCGGCGCCAGTTCGGCCTGGATCTCCGCCGGGGTGGGCCGCCGCTCCAGGGCCGGGCGCATACAGGACCGCACCAGCGGCGCCAGCTCCTCCGGCAGGCCGGAGAGGTCGGGCTGCTCGCGCAGCAGCATGAAGACGGTCTCCACCGGGTTGGCTCCCCGGTAGGGCGGGTGGCCGGTGGCCGCGTACACCAGCAGCGAGCCCAGCGAGAAGACATCGCTCGCCCCGGTCACACTGCGGCTGTCGCGGGCCTGCTCCGGCGACATGTAGGCGGGGGTGCCGACGGCCACATTGGTCATGGTGAGCCGGGTGTGCGAGACCCCGGCGGCGATGCCGAAGTCGATGACCCGAGGGCCGTCCTCCACCACCAGGACATTGGACGGCTTGAGGTCACGGTGCACCAGACCGGCCGCGTGGATGGACTGCAACGCCTCGGCGATCCCGGCGGCCAGCCAGCGGACGGCCTCCACCGGCAGCGGGCCGCACTCGTCCACCAGGTCCTCCAGCGACGGCGCCGGGACATAGGCGGTGGCCAGCCAGGGCACCGGCGCATCGGCGTCGGCGTCGACCACGGCGGCGGTGTAGAACCCGCTGATCGTCTTGGCGGCGGAGATCTCCCGGCTGAAGCGGACCCGGAAGAGCTCGTCCTCGGCGAGCTCGGCGCGCACGGTCTTGATGGCCACCCGCCGCCCCGACGCCGACCGCGCCAGGTAGACGAGCCCCATCCCACCCGCGCCGAGGCGTCCCAGCACCTCGAAGGGCCCGATCCGTCTCGGATCGTGCGCCGTCAGCTGGTCCACTCCTCCGCCACCTCCCCACTCTGCCGCCCCCGGCAGCGTGCCGCCGCAAGGGGGTCGTCCGATTGTCCAATGCCGACCCGCCGAACGGCCAACCAGCAGTGCGGGGCCGCACCGCCTCCGACATGCCCGGAGACCGTGCGGCCCGCTGCCATCCAAGATGACGTCCGGGGTGCCGCCGTGGTTCGCCGTCCTGCCCGCAGCCTCCGGGGGCAGCGCCGCCCGACGGGCCGACGGGCATCCCGGAACCGGTTCCGACGGCTCGAAAGGCCGATTGCCCCTAACGGAGCAGTCACAACTGCATTACGGCAAGGAGTCCGGATTCGAAGCCCCTGGCGAATGCATACCGGACCGTAGGATCCGGCTGCCGCCGAATTGCCCGTCAGCACCCGGCCTGGGAAGTCCTGACCTGGCCGTAAAGCGGGTGGTAACGGAACTTCCGGCTCCCCGAGCGGGTGGACCGGGTGTTTCTCCGCGCCGCCGTGGTGCTGCCGCACCACCCCCGGTCGGAGTATTCGTCACATTGCCGAATCGCGCCCTGATCTTGCGCAGGTAAACTGACGGCATGACAGGACAAGTTCGCACCGTCGACGGTCGCGTCGCCGGGCGACGCGGACAGGCGACGCGGCAGAAGCTGCTCGACTGCCTCCGCGAGATGCTCAGCACGTCGCCGTACCGGGACGTCAAGGTCATCGACGT is part of the Peterkaempfera bronchialis genome and encodes:
- a CDS encoding serine/threonine-protein kinase; the encoded protein is MDQLTAHDPRRIGPFEVLGRLGAGGMGLVYLARSASGRRVAIKTVRAELAEDELFRVRFSREISAAKTISGFYTAAVVDADADAPVPWLATAYVPAPSLEDLVDECGPLPVEAVRWLAAGIAEALQSIHAAGLVHRDLKPSNVLVVEDGPRVIDFGIAAGVSHTRLTMTNVAVGTPAYMSPEQARDSRSVTGASDVFSLGSLLVYAATGHPPYRGANPVETVFMLLREQPDLSGLPEELAPLVRSCMRPALERRPTPAEIQAELAPHLFARGDSGGDGDAEEWLPPPALDLIERKRGRRTAVAAPPPPPSPGRLSPSRPPLSRPRPGRPPGCRWPRGSRRPPRSPWPVPAPPRPSRPPPGGRPARRRPPPAPERRDPGHRAAGPGAVGP